One window of Nocardioides dongkuii genomic DNA carries:
- a CDS encoding D-alanine--D-alanine ligase family protein: protein MADASPDPTTPPRRKVRVALLFGGRSGEHGVSAATAAGVMKAIDRDKYDVVPVGITRDGQWVLASDDASRWELTSGGLAEVTPESGKELVGLTDLGEVDVVFPLLHGPFGEDGTVQGMLELAGMRYVGAGVLASAVGMDKQYMKLVFAAHGLPVGPYVVVQPQEWEHRRAEVVDRVMDLKFPVFVKPARAGSSLGVTRVDDVGALDDAIEEARFHDPKVLVEQGIEGREIECAVLGGRAGAPPRASVAGEIVVDHDAAAFYDFDEKYLSGSHSRTEAPADLPDEVGERVREVAVRAFEAIGAEGLSRVDVFVTPEGEVVVNEINTMPGFTPISMYPKLWEASGLSYPALIDELIQLALERPVGLR from the coding sequence ATGGCCGACGCTTCCCCCGACCCGACCACCCCGCCGCGTCGGAAGGTCCGGGTCGCCCTGCTCTTCGGCGGCCGCTCCGGCGAGCACGGCGTCTCCGCCGCCACCGCGGCCGGCGTGATGAAGGCCATCGACCGGGACAAGTACGACGTCGTCCCGGTCGGCATCACCCGCGACGGGCAGTGGGTGCTGGCGTCGGACGACGCGAGCCGGTGGGAGCTCACGTCCGGCGGCCTGGCCGAGGTCACCCCCGAGTCCGGCAAGGAGCTCGTCGGTCTCACGGACCTGGGCGAGGTCGACGTCGTCTTCCCGCTGCTGCACGGCCCCTTCGGCGAGGACGGCACGGTCCAGGGCATGCTCGAGCTCGCCGGCATGCGCTACGTCGGCGCCGGCGTGCTGGCCTCCGCGGTCGGGATGGACAAGCAGTACATGAAGCTGGTCTTCGCCGCCCACGGCCTCCCCGTCGGCCCGTACGTCGTGGTGCAGCCGCAGGAGTGGGAGCACCGCCGCGCCGAGGTGGTCGACCGGGTCATGGATCTGAAGTTCCCGGTGTTCGTGAAGCCGGCACGCGCCGGCTCCTCCCTCGGCGTGACCCGGGTCGACGACGTGGGCGCGCTGGACGACGCCATCGAGGAGGCTCGCTTCCACGACCCGAAGGTGCTCGTGGAGCAGGGCATCGAGGGGCGGGAGATCGAGTGCGCGGTGCTCGGCGGGCGCGCCGGCGCGCCGCCGCGCGCTTCGGTCGCCGGCGAGATCGTGGTCGACCACGACGCCGCGGCGTTCTACGACTTCGACGAGAAGTACCTCAGCGGCTCCCACAGCCGCACCGAGGCCCCGGCCGACCTGCCCGACGAGGTCGGGGAGCGGGTGCGGGAGGTGGCGGTCCGGGCGTTCGAGGCGATCGGCGCCGAGGGCCTCTCCCGCGTCGACGTCTTCGTGACGCCCGAGGGCGAGGTCGTCGTCAACGAGATCAACACGATGCCCGGGTTCACGCCGATCTCGATGTACCCCAAGCTGTGGGAGGCCTCCGGGCTGTCCTACCCCGCGCTCATCGACGAGCTGATCCAGCTCGCCCTGGAGCGCCCCGTCGGCCTGCGCTGA
- a CDS encoding D-alanine--D-alanine ligase family protein, producing MTTEELPGPVAVIAGGLSHERDVSLASGRNLVRELQAAGVEAHAYDFDRQLLHALERDKVVAAFPVLHGQFGEDGEIQTLLELIDLPYVGSRSHACRVAWDKGTARELLHRAGIPVPAGVALSATTFRDIGATALMEHVMHRLGARVVVKPARGGSALGVTGVDGLGALPSALVETYAYCEDAIVERFHDGVDVSVVCLEGPDGLTSLAPVEIEYEKGHEFDFSARYTAEFVSLLTPDLPDELTTRLGEVAREAHRVLGLSDLSRSDFIVSPDGTFVLLETAITPGVTETSVLPYACTASGTSLGAVGRALLVRALQR from the coding sequence ATGACGACCGAGGAGCTCCCCGGACCGGTGGCCGTGATCGCCGGAGGCCTCAGCCACGAGCGTGACGTCTCCCTCGCCAGCGGCCGCAACCTGGTCCGCGAGCTGCAGGCGGCGGGCGTCGAGGCGCACGCCTACGACTTCGACCGCCAGTTGCTGCACGCGCTCGAGCGCGACAAGGTGGTCGCGGCCTTCCCCGTCCTGCACGGGCAGTTCGGCGAGGACGGCGAGATCCAGACGCTGCTGGAGCTGATCGACCTGCCGTACGTCGGGTCGCGCAGCCACGCCTGCCGGGTCGCGTGGGACAAGGGCACGGCCCGCGAGCTGCTGCACCGCGCCGGGATCCCGGTGCCGGCCGGGGTCGCCCTGTCGGCCACCACCTTCCGCGACATCGGGGCCACGGCGCTGATGGAGCACGTCATGCACCGGCTCGGCGCCCGCGTGGTGGTCAAGCCCGCCCGCGGCGGCAGCGCCCTCGGCGTGACCGGGGTCGACGGGCTGGGCGCCCTGCCGTCCGCCCTCGTCGAGACCTACGCCTACTGCGAGGACGCGATCGTCGAGCGGTTCCACGACGGCGTCGACGTCAGCGTCGTGTGCCTCGAGGGCCCCGACGGGCTGACCTCGCTGGCGCCGGTGGAGATCGAGTACGAGAAGGGCCACGAGTTCGACTTCAGCGCGCGCTACACCGCCGAGTTCGTCTCGCTGCTGACCCCCGACCTGCCCGACGAGCTCACGACCCGCCTCGGCGAGGTCGCCCGCGAGGCGCACCGCGTGCTGGGCCTCAGCGACCTGTCCCGCTCCGACTTCATCGTCTCCCCCGACGGCACCTTCGTGCTCCTCGAGACGGCGATCACGCCGGGCGTCACCGAGACCTCCGTGCTGCCCTACGCCTGCACCGCCAGCGGCACCTCGCTGGGCGCCGTCGGCCGCGCCCTGCTGGTGCGGGCGCTGCAGCGCTGA
- a CDS encoding Lrp/AsnC family transcriptional regulator, translating to MVVQAYILIQTDVGKAAEVATAIAQVKGVTLAEDVTGPYDVIVRAEARNVDELGKLVVAKVQTLDGITRTLTCPVVHI from the coding sequence ATGGTCGTCCAGGCGTACATCCTGATCCAGACCGATGTCGGCAAGGCCGCCGAGGTCGCGACCGCGATCGCCCAGGTGAAGGGCGTCACCCTCGCCGAGGACGTCACCGGCCCCTACGACGTCATCGTCCGCGCGGAGGCCCGCAACGTCGACGAGCTCGGCAAGCTGGTCGTCGCCAAGGTGCAGACCCTCGACGGCATCACCCGCACGCTGACCTGCCCCGTCGTCCACATCTGA
- a CDS encoding thiamine-phosphate kinase, with amino-acid sequence MALPPDATLGDAGEFALIDEIVRLFPQGEHVLLGPGDDAAVLRVRTGHVVVSTDLMVEGRHFRRDWASAADVGHRAAAQNLSDINAMGGTATSLTVGLAAPADLPVAWALDFAAGFAEECGLVGASVVGGDLTRADQVVVAVTVLGSCTQAPVVRSGAEPGDVLALTGRQGWAAGGLAVLGRGFRSPRVLVEAYRRPEPPYAAGRVAAEAGATSMIDVSDGLLSEAGHLAAASGVAIDVRTDAFEVPEPLVAVGAAVGADPLGFVLTGGDDHALLATFPDAGSVPEGWAVVGTVAEGAGVTVDGAPYDGPTGWTHF; translated from the coding sequence ATGGCCCTTCCCCCCGACGCGACCCTCGGCGACGCCGGCGAGTTCGCGCTGATCGACGAGATCGTCCGCCTGTTCCCGCAGGGCGAGCACGTGCTCCTCGGCCCCGGTGACGACGCGGCCGTGCTGCGGGTGCGCACCGGCCACGTGGTGGTCTCCACCGACCTGATGGTGGAGGGCCGGCACTTCCGGCGGGACTGGGCCTCGGCCGCCGACGTCGGGCACCGGGCGGCCGCGCAGAACCTCTCCGACATCAACGCCATGGGCGGTACGGCGACCTCGCTCACCGTCGGTCTCGCCGCGCCCGCGGACCTCCCCGTGGCCTGGGCGCTGGACTTCGCCGCGGGCTTCGCGGAGGAGTGCGGCCTGGTCGGCGCCAGCGTGGTCGGCGGCGACTTGACCCGCGCCGACCAGGTCGTGGTCGCGGTCACCGTCCTCGGGTCGTGCACGCAGGCCCCGGTCGTCCGGTCGGGGGCGGAGCCGGGCGACGTGCTCGCGCTCACCGGCCGCCAGGGCTGGGCCGCCGGCGGGCTCGCCGTGCTCGGCCGGGGGTTCCGGTCGCCGCGGGTGCTCGTCGAGGCCTACCGGCGCCCGGAGCCGCCGTACGCCGCGGGGCGGGTGGCTGCGGAGGCCGGCGCGACGTCGATGATCGACGTCTCCGACGGCCTGCTGTCCGAGGCGGGCCACCTCGCGGCCGCCTCCGGCGTCGCGATCGACGTGCGCACCGACGCCTTCGAGGTCCCCGAGCCGCTGGTGGCGGTCGGCGCCGCGGTCGGGGCGGACCCGCTGGGGTTCGTGCTGACCGGCGGCGACGACCACGCCCTGCTCGCGACCTTCCCGGACGCCGGGTCGGTGCCGGAGGGCTGGGCCGTGGTCGGCACCGTCGCCGAGGGGGCGGGCGTCACCGTCGACGGTGCGCCGTACGACGGCCCCACAGGCTGGACGCACTTCTGA
- the rpmB gene encoding 50S ribosomal protein L28 encodes MAAVCDICAKKPGFGNNRPWSRKITKRRFDPNIQRVRATVNGTPKRLNVCTGCLKAGKVTR; translated from the coding sequence GTGGCTGCCGTCTGCGACATCTGCGCCAAGAAGCCGGGCTTCGGCAACAACCGGCCTTGGTCGCGCAAGATCACGAAGCGTCGCTTCGACCCCAACATCCAGCGCGTCCGCGCGACCGTCAACGGCACCCCGAAGCGCCTCAACGTGTGCACCGGCTGCCTGAAGGCGGGCAAGGTCACTCGCTGA
- a CDS encoding DAK2 domain-containing protein, giving the protein MEVPGGSVQLPIVLRFVDIAVDALAGAREEIDALNVYPVPDGDTGTNMYLTVSAARDAIRDATGGGDPGADLVAALAALSRGALLGARGNSGVILSEMLGAIARRLSHARPDERNAVVMAEALQQATDASYAAVGTPVEGTMLTVARAASDAAMEVVKDSSVRARDVFAAAAAAAREALARTPEQLRMLADAGVVDAGGRGFSVVLDAAETVLTGRRPVPVTSPIGTRTIPVPLATGAGADELRPDGPSYEVMYLLDAEDDRVPALRERLGPLGDSLVVVGGEGLWNVHVHVDDVGAAIEAGIEAGRPHRVRVTHFAEQVAQARSRPDEARSGRRIVAVSAGPGLARLFEEAGAVVVPGGPGRRPSTGQVLEAITSCGACEVVLLPNDPDSVRVAHIAASTAEADADDGLRVAVIPSQAQVQGLAAIAVHEPGRAFDQDVLEMTATARHARHGAVTVAARQAMTMAGPCEPGDALGVLAGDFVVVGSDLYDVATDVLDRLLGGGGELVTLVAGADDAEGSLATRVAGYVERHHPAVDVVVYDGGQERYPLLVSVE; this is encoded by the coding sequence ATGGAGGTCCCCGGCGGGAGCGTCCAGCTCCCGATCGTGCTGCGCTTCGTCGACATCGCCGTCGACGCGCTGGCCGGCGCGCGCGAGGAGATCGACGCGCTGAACGTCTACCCGGTGCCCGACGGCGACACCGGCACGAACATGTACCTCACCGTCTCCGCGGCCCGCGACGCGATCCGCGACGCCACCGGCGGCGGCGACCCGGGCGCCGACCTGGTCGCGGCCCTGGCCGCCCTGAGCCGCGGTGCGCTGCTCGGCGCACGCGGCAACTCCGGGGTGATCCTCAGCGAGATGCTGGGCGCGATCGCCCGCCGGCTGTCCCACGCCCGGCCCGACGAGCGCAACGCGGTGGTGATGGCCGAGGCCCTGCAGCAGGCCACCGACGCCAGCTACGCCGCGGTCGGCACTCCGGTCGAGGGCACGATGCTCACCGTCGCGCGGGCGGCGTCCGACGCCGCGATGGAGGTCGTCAAGGACTCCTCGGTCCGGGCGCGCGACGTGTTCGCCGCGGCCGCGGCCGCGGCGCGGGAGGCGCTGGCACGCACCCCCGAGCAGCTGCGGATGCTGGCCGACGCCGGGGTCGTGGACGCCGGCGGGCGCGGGTTCAGCGTCGTCCTCGACGCGGCCGAGACCGTGCTCACCGGGCGCCGCCCGGTCCCGGTGACCAGCCCGATCGGCACCCGCACCATCCCGGTGCCGCTGGCGACGGGCGCGGGCGCCGACGAGCTGCGTCCCGACGGGCCGTCGTACGAGGTGATGTACCTCCTCGACGCCGAGGACGACCGGGTGCCGGCGCTGCGCGAGCGGCTGGGGCCGCTGGGCGACTCCCTCGTCGTCGTGGGCGGCGAGGGCCTGTGGAATGTCCACGTGCACGTCGACGACGTCGGGGCGGCGATCGAGGCTGGCATCGAGGCCGGCCGGCCCCACCGGGTGCGGGTCACCCACTTCGCCGAGCAGGTCGCCCAGGCCCGGTCGCGGCCCGACGAGGCCCGCTCCGGTCGGCGGATCGTCGCGGTCTCCGCCGGTCCCGGCCTCGCGCGGCTCTTCGAGGAGGCCGGCGCCGTGGTCGTGCCGGGCGGTCCCGGACGCCGACCCTCCACCGGCCAGGTCCTCGAGGCGATCACCTCGTGCGGCGCCTGCGAGGTGGTGCTGCTGCCCAACGACCCCGACTCCGTGCGGGTCGCCCACATCGCGGCGTCCACCGCCGAGGCCGACGCCGACGACGGGCTGCGCGTGGCGGTGATCCCGTCCCAGGCCCAGGTGCAGGGCCTCGCCGCGATCGCCGTCCACGAGCCGGGCCGGGCGTTCGACCAGGACGTGCTCGAGATGACCGCCACCGCCCGGCACGCCCGGCACGGTGCGGTGACCGTCGCGGCCCGCCAGGCGATGACGATGGCCGGGCCGTGCGAGCCCGGCGACGCCCTCGGGGTCCTGGCGGGCGACTTCGTCGTCGTCGGCTCCGACCTGTACGACGTGGCCACCGACGTCCTCGACCGGCTGCTGGGCGGCGGCGGCGAGCTGGTCACCCTGGTGGCCGGCGCGGACGACGCGGAGGGCTCGCTCGCCACCCGGGTCGCCGGGTACGTCGAGCGGCACCACCCCGCCGTCGACGTCGTGGTCTACGACGGCGGCCAGGAGCGCTACCCCCTCCTGGTCTCGGTCGAGTGA
- a CDS encoding ATP-dependent DNA helicase RecG, translating to MISLDSPIATVFGDQTKKRDLVVKGLGIETVGDLLRHFPRRYLETGELTKVDDLEVGQLLTVVGQVVKSDLNTYRDRRTGNTAYRLDVVLSTDGPTLRMSFFAKSKGTAQWHASRLPRGRRGVFVGQVSSFQGSWQLTNPSMTLFGADEDGVEAPDGLGALFPIYPLTKGVESWDLQRAVTFARTVLDDVPELLPLEVRERQGLIEARTALNWIHAPDDQAQVGAARKRYRFEEALVTQLVLGRRRRALQAQGARARTGGGGLLAAFDARLPFELTAGQRTVGAEIEADLAQPHPMNRLLQGEVGSGKTLVALRAMLRVVDSGGQAALLAPTEVLAQQHHRSITAMLGDLAGGGMLGGAAEATSVELLTGSMTKTQRTAPMSRLGSGEAGIVIGTHALLEDTVQFADLGLVVVDEQHRFGVEQRAALTDKAGSPPHVLVMTATPIPRTVAMTVFGDLETSVLTELPAGRAPIQTNVVPLAEHPSWMGRVWQRVREEVERGHQAYVVCPRISGDVQEAGESDQLDLDEDGAARPPATGPAPLAAVEEVAAELSTGPLADLRVAVLHGRLAPDEKDRTMRAFAAGEIDVLVSTTVIEVGVDVANATAMVLLDADRFGVSQLHQLRGRVGRGGHPGLCLLVSRAEGGSPARDRLDAVASTTDGFELSRVDLEQRREGDVLGASQSGFRSSLQSLRVLRDEKTIVAAREEAGRLLDADPDLVGFPELEAEVSRWEASVRSEFLDKS from the coding sequence GTGATCTCCCTCGACTCGCCGATCGCGACCGTCTTCGGCGACCAGACCAAGAAGCGCGACCTCGTCGTCAAGGGGCTCGGCATCGAGACCGTGGGCGACCTGCTGCGCCACTTCCCGCGGCGCTACCTCGAGACCGGCGAGCTGACCAAGGTCGACGACCTCGAGGTCGGCCAGCTGCTGACCGTGGTGGGCCAGGTCGTCAAGAGCGACCTCAACACCTACCGCGACCGCCGCACGGGGAACACGGCGTACCGCCTGGACGTGGTGCTCAGCACCGACGGCCCGACGTTGCGGATGTCGTTCTTCGCCAAGAGCAAGGGCACGGCGCAGTGGCACGCCTCGCGGCTCCCGCGGGGTCGGCGGGGGGTCTTCGTCGGCCAGGTCAGCTCCTTCCAGGGCAGCTGGCAGCTGACGAACCCCAGCATGACCCTCTTCGGCGCCGACGAGGACGGCGTCGAGGCCCCCGACGGGCTGGGCGCGCTGTTCCCGATCTACCCGCTGACCAAGGGGGTGGAGTCGTGGGACCTCCAGCGCGCGGTGACCTTCGCCCGCACCGTCCTCGACGACGTCCCCGAGCTGCTCCCGCTCGAGGTGCGCGAGCGGCAGGGGCTGATCGAGGCGCGGACCGCGCTGAACTGGATCCACGCGCCCGACGACCAGGCCCAGGTCGGAGCCGCGCGCAAGCGCTACCGGTTCGAGGAGGCCCTGGTCACCCAGCTGGTGCTGGGCCGCCGGCGCCGCGCGCTGCAGGCCCAGGGCGCCCGCGCCCGCACCGGCGGCGGGGGACTGCTCGCGGCGTTCGACGCCCGGCTGCCGTTCGAGCTCACCGCGGGCCAGCGCACGGTCGGCGCCGAGATCGAGGCCGACCTCGCGCAGCCGCACCCGATGAACCGGCTGCTCCAGGGCGAGGTGGGGTCCGGCAAGACGCTGGTGGCGCTGCGGGCGATGCTGCGGGTCGTCGACTCCGGCGGGCAGGCCGCGCTGCTCGCGCCCACCGAGGTGCTCGCGCAGCAGCACCACCGCTCGATCACCGCGATGCTCGGCGACCTCGCCGGCGGCGGGATGCTCGGCGGCGCCGCCGAGGCCACCTCCGTCGAGCTGCTCACCGGGTCGATGACCAAGACCCAGCGCACCGCGCCGATGAGCCGGCTCGGCAGCGGCGAGGCCGGCATCGTCATCGGCACCCACGCCCTGCTCGAGGACACGGTGCAGTTCGCCGACCTCGGCCTCGTCGTCGTCGACGAGCAGCACCGGTTCGGGGTCGAGCAGCGCGCCGCGCTCACCGACAAGGCGGGGTCGCCGCCGCACGTGCTGGTGATGACCGCGACGCCGATCCCGCGGACGGTCGCGATGACGGTCTTCGGCGACCTCGAGACCTCGGTCCTCACCGAGCTCCCCGCCGGCCGCGCGCCGATCCAGACCAACGTCGTCCCGCTCGCCGAGCACCCCTCGTGGATGGGCCGGGTCTGGCAGCGGGTGCGCGAGGAGGTCGAGCGCGGCCACCAGGCGTACGTCGTGTGCCCGCGGATCAGCGGCGACGTCCAGGAGGCGGGGGAGAGCGACCAGCTCGACCTCGACGAGGACGGCGCAGCGCGTCCCCCCGCCACCGGGCCGGCCCCGCTGGCCGCGGTCGAGGAGGTCGCGGCGGAGCTGTCCACGGGTCCGCTGGCCGACCTGCGCGTCGCCGTGCTGCACGGCCGGCTGGCGCCCGACGAGAAGGACCGCACCATGCGCGCCTTCGCCGCGGGGGAGATCGACGTGCTCGTCTCCACCACCGTCATCGAGGTCGGCGTCGACGTCGCCAACGCCACGGCGATGGTGCTGCTCGACGCCGACCGGTTCGGCGTCTCCCAGCTCCACCAGCTGCGCGGGCGGGTGGGCCGTGGCGGCCACCCGGGCCTGTGCCTGCTGGTCAGCCGCGCCGAGGGCGGCAGCCCCGCCCGCGACCGCCTCGACGCCGTCGCGTCGACGACCGACGGCTTCGAGCTGAGCCGGGTCGACCTCGAGCAGCGGCGCGAGGGCGACGTCCTGGGGGCGTCGCAGTCGGGCTTTCGCTCCAGCCTGCAGAGCCTGCGCGTGCTGCGCGACGAGAAGACCATCGTCGCCGCCCGCGAGGAGGCCGGCCGGCTCCTCGACGCCGACCCCGACCTGGTCGGCTTCCCCGAGCTGGAGGCCGAGGTCTCCCGCTGGGAGGCGTCGGTGCGCTCCGAGTTCCTGGACAAGTCGTGA
- the rsmD gene encoding 16S rRNA (guanine(966)-N(2))-methyltransferase RsmD, producing MTRIIGGTAGGRRLDTPRGASTRPTSDRVREALFSAVESWCGSLHGLRFLDLYAGSGAVGLEAWSRGAGVVTLVESDRRTAALITANARSLGFPRAEVVTASVASTLQRRPAAPYDVVFSDPPYPLDDAAVEADLRALVDHGWLVPGALVVLERSVRSPEPAWPPGLRGDRRRKYGETVLWYGHAADPDDPDHDQE from the coding sequence GTGACGCGCATCATCGGCGGCACGGCCGGCGGTCGGCGCCTGGACACGCCGCGTGGCGCGAGCACCCGTCCCACCAGCGACCGGGTGCGCGAGGCGCTGTTCTCCGCGGTCGAGTCGTGGTGCGGCTCGCTGCACGGGCTGCGCTTCCTCGACCTGTACGCCGGGTCGGGCGCCGTCGGCCTGGAGGCCTGGTCGCGCGGGGCCGGGGTGGTGACGCTGGTCGAGTCCGACCGGCGTACCGCGGCCCTGATCACCGCCAACGCGCGGTCGCTCGGCTTCCCCCGCGCCGAGGTCGTCACGGCGTCGGTGGCGAGCACGCTCCAGCGGCGGCCCGCGGCGCCGTACGACGTGGTCTTCAGCGACCCGCCGTACCCCCTCGACGACGCCGCGGTCGAGGCCGACCTCCGCGCCCTGGTCGACCACGGCTGGCTGGTGCCCGGTGCGCTGGTGGTCCTCGAGCGCTCGGTGCGCAGCCCGGAGCCCGCCTGGCCGCCGGGGCTGCGCGGCGACCGACGGCGCAAGTACGGCGAGACGGTGCTTTGGTACGGTCACGCCGCCGATCCCGACGACCCCGACCACGACCAGGAGTGA
- the coaD gene encoding pantetheine-phosphate adenylyltransferase translates to MRRAVCPGSFDPVTHGHLDIIERAANLFDEVVVAVGVNASKRRLFTAEERMGMLEQACAGFPNVRVAGFSGLLTTFCQEHDIHAIVKGLRAVSDFDYELQMAQMNSSLTDVETVFVPTSPEYSFLASSLVKEVASFGGDVSAFVPGFVLARLTARLDEVAARPQDA, encoded by the coding sequence GTGCGACGAGCCGTCTGCCCCGGTTCCTTCGACCCCGTCACCCACGGCCACCTCGACATCATCGAGCGCGCGGCGAACCTCTTCGACGAGGTCGTGGTGGCGGTCGGCGTCAACGCCTCCAAGCGCCGCCTGTTCACCGCCGAGGAGCGGATGGGCATGCTCGAGCAGGCCTGCGCCGGGTTCCCGAACGTGCGGGTCGCGGGCTTCAGCGGGCTGCTCACGACGTTCTGCCAGGAGCACGACATCCACGCGATCGTGAAGGGCCTGCGCGCGGTCTCCGACTTCGACTACGAGCTGCAGATGGCGCAGATGAACTCCTCGCTCACCGACGTCGAGACGGTGTTCGTGCCGACCAGCCCGGAGTACTCCTTCCTCGCCTCGAGCCTGGTCAAGGAGGTCGCCTCGTTCGGCGGCGACGTCTCCGCGTTCGTGCCCGGCTTCGTCCTGGCCCGGCTCACGGCCCGCCTCGACGAGGTCGCGGCCCGCCCGCAGGACGCCTGA
- a CDS encoding YceD family protein: MLDTRELGRRAGSQHQVSPTVPAPTDLGIEVLRVPEGAPVDLDLRLEAVMEGVLVTGTARAELEGECARCLEPISEELEVTFQELFVYDDSRDADLDREDDDVSKLEDDLLDLEPLLRDAVVLALPFQPLCQDDCPGLCPECGARLADDPDHTHDEPIDPRWAGLAALKNDDD; this comes from the coding sequence GTGCTCGACACCCGCGAGCTCGGCCGCCGCGCGGGGTCCCAGCACCAGGTGTCGCCCACGGTGCCGGCGCCGACAGATCTGGGCATCGAGGTCCTTCGTGTCCCCGAGGGTGCGCCGGTCGATCTGGACCTGCGCCTCGAGGCGGTCATGGAAGGGGTCCTGGTCACGGGCACGGCGCGAGCCGAGCTCGAGGGCGAGTGCGCGCGGTGCCTGGAACCGATCTCCGAGGAGTTGGAGGTCACGTTCCAGGAGCTGTTCGTGTACGACGACTCACGTGACGCGGACCTCGACCGGGAGGATGACGACGTCAGCAAGCTGGAGGACGACCTGCTCGACCTCGAGCCGCTGCTGCGGGACGCGGTGGTGCTCGCACTGCCGTTCCAGCCGCTGTGCCAGGACGACTGTCCCGGGTTGTGCCCCGAGTGTGGGGCCCGGCTCGCGGACGACCCGGATCACACGCACGACGAGCCGATCGACCCTCGGTGGGCCGGACTGGCCGCACTGAAGAACGACGACGACTAG
- the rpmF gene encoding 50S ribosomal protein L32 — protein sequence MAVPKRKMSRSNTRHRRSAWKAVAPTLVTCANPACGAKHLPHRACSTCGQYGARADRRQVL from the coding sequence GTGGCTGTCCCGAAGCGGAAGATGTCGCGCAGCAACACCCGTCACCGGCGCTCGGCGTGGAAGGCTGTCGCCCCCACGCTGGTGACCTGCGCGAACCCCGCCTGTGGTGCCAAGCACCTGCCGCACCGCGCGTGCAGCACGTGCGGCCAGTACGGCGCCCGCGCCGACCGTCGTCAGGTCCTCTGA
- the rnc gene encoding ribonuclease III has product MPSTCRTARAARAASTAPAPTVVRSSEHPQSVWSGPLTTYPELRSALGDPVLDAELLERALTHRSYAYENGGLPTNERLEFLGDSVLGVVVTEKLYRAHPDLSEGRLAKLRAAVVNARALAGVGRAIGLGEHVKLGRGEEATGGRQKSSILSDTVEAVIGAVHLSGGFEASADVVHRLFDPLIEAASALGAGLDWKTSLQELAAEHALGVPEYVIEDDGPDHMKTFAAQVRVGDRLYGNGAGRSKKEAEQAAAETAYGEIAAAYGAVDPAAAAAEGAAASTATD; this is encoded by the coding sequence GTGCCAAGCACCTGCCGCACCGCGCGTGCAGCACGTGCGGCCAGTACGGCGCCCGCGCCGACCGTCGTCAGGTCCTCTGAGCACCCGCAGAGCGTCTGGTCCGGTCCGCTGACCACCTACCCCGAGCTGCGCAGCGCGCTCGGCGATCCCGTCCTGGACGCCGAGCTGCTCGAGCGCGCCCTCACGCACCGGTCCTACGCCTACGAGAACGGCGGGCTGCCCACCAACGAGCGCCTGGAGTTCCTGGGTGACTCGGTGCTGGGCGTGGTCGTCACCGAGAAGCTCTACCGCGCCCACCCCGACCTCTCCGAGGGACGGCTGGCCAAGCTGCGCGCCGCGGTCGTCAACGCCCGCGCGCTCGCCGGCGTGGGCCGGGCGATCGGGCTCGGCGAGCACGTCAAGCTCGGGCGCGGCGAGGAGGCGACGGGTGGTCGCCAGAAGTCCTCGATCCTCTCCGACACCGTCGAGGCCGTGATCGGCGCCGTGCACCTCAGCGGCGGGTTCGAGGCCTCGGCGGACGTCGTGCACCGGCTCTTCGACCCGCTGATCGAGGCGGCGTCGGCGCTGGGTGCCGGCCTGGACTGGAAGACCTCCCTCCAGGAGCTGGCCGCCGAGCACGCGCTCGGGGTCCCCGAGTACGTCATCGAGGACGACGGCCCCGACCACATGAAGACCTTCGCCGCCCAGGTGCGCGTCGGCGACCGGCTCTACGGCAACGGCGCCGGCCGGTCGAAGAAGGAGGCCGAGCAGGCCGCCGCCGAGACGGCGTACGGCGAGATCGCCGCGGCGTACGGCGCCGTCGACCCCGCGGCCGCCGCCGCCGAGGGCGCCGCGGCGTCCACCGCGACCGACTGA